A window from Streptomyces sp. NBC_00271 encodes these proteins:
- the sodN gene encoding superoxide dismutase, Ni yields MLSRLFAPKVKVSAHCDLPCGVYDPAQARIEAESVKAVQEKMAGNDDPHFQARATVIKEQRAELAKHHVSVLWSDYFKPPHFEKYPELHQLVNDTLKALSAAKASTDPATGQKALDYIAQIDKIFWETKKA; encoded by the coding sequence ATGCTCTCCCGCCTGTTTGCCCCCAAGGTCAAGGTCAGCGCGCACTGCGACCTGCCCTGCGGCGTGTACGACCCGGCCCAGGCCCGCATCGAGGCGGAGTCGGTGAAGGCCGTCCAGGAAAAGATGGCCGGCAACGACGACCCGCACTTCCAGGCTCGCGCCACCGTCATCAAGGAGCAGCGCGCCGAGCTCGCCAAGCACCACGTGTCGGTGCTCTGGAGCGACTACTTCAAGCCCCCGCACTTCGAGAAGTACCCGGAGCTGCACCAGCTGGTCAACGACACCCTGAAGGCCCTCTCGGCCGCCAAGGCGTCCACGGACCCGGCCACGGGCCAGAAGGCGCTGGACTACATCGCCCAGATCGACAAGATCTTCTGGGAGACCAAGAAGGCCTGA
- the sodX gene encoding nickel-type superoxide dismutase maturation protease → MPELSQETERGRAVLPFGAAEVTGPSMVPTLQHGDRLVVQYGARVRPGDVVVLRHPFQQDLLVVKRIAERREGGWWVLGDNAYAGGDSTDYGTVPEDLVLGKVRFRYRPYLPGQRSPFAVVRWALGAARPVLSDRSASRRLRAR, encoded by the coding sequence ATGCCGGAGCTGTCGCAGGAGACCGAGCGTGGGAGGGCCGTGCTGCCGTTCGGGGCGGCCGAGGTGACGGGGCCCTCCATGGTGCCCACGCTCCAGCACGGAGATCGGCTCGTCGTGCAGTACGGGGCCCGGGTCAGGCCCGGTGACGTGGTCGTTCTGCGCCATCCGTTCCAGCAGGACCTGCTGGTCGTGAAACGGATCGCGGAGCGGCGCGAGGGGGGCTGGTGGGTGCTCGGGGACAACGCCTACGCGGGTGGGGACAGCACCGACTACGGGACCGTGCCCGAGGACCTCGTCCTCGGGAAGGTGCGTTTCCGCTACCGGCCCTACCTGCCGGGTCAGCGCTCGCCGTTCGCAGTCGTCCGCTGGGCGCTGGGCGCCGCCAGGCCGGTGCTTTCCGACCGGTCGGCCTCCAGGCGTTTGCGGGCCCGGTAG
- a CDS encoding CGNR zinc finger domain-containing protein has translation MELAYYSDYAVRLVNTEEPTRGKDSLTSVEAVRDLFEGNSSAARRATDADVTRFRSVRARLRAVFEAADGGDETLSVDLLNSLLLEFPVSPQISGHDHRDDDGRPLWHMHLADHPSNATAGYAAIAAMGLAFHLTSYGVDRLGLCEAAPCRNAYLDTSTNRSRRYCSDRCATRANVAAYRARKRLEADRSESTGLAAPSAQRTTANGER, from the coding sequence GTGGAACTGGCCTATTACTCGGATTACGCGGTACGCCTCGTCAACACCGAGGAGCCGACCCGGGGCAAGGACTCGCTCACCTCGGTCGAGGCGGTCCGGGACCTCTTCGAGGGGAACTCCTCCGCGGCCCGCCGCGCCACGGACGCGGACGTCACCCGCTTCCGGTCGGTCCGCGCCCGGCTGCGCGCCGTCTTCGAGGCGGCCGACGGCGGCGACGAGACCCTGTCCGTGGACCTGCTGAACTCACTTCTCCTGGAGTTCCCCGTCAGCCCGCAGATCTCCGGGCACGACCACCGGGACGACGACGGGCGCCCGCTGTGGCACATGCACCTGGCGGACCACCCGTCGAACGCGACCGCGGGCTACGCGGCGATCGCCGCCATGGGACTCGCCTTCCACCTCACCTCGTACGGCGTGGACCGCCTGGGCCTCTGCGAGGCGGCCCCCTGCCGCAACGCGTACCTGGACACGTCGACGAACCGCTCCCGGCGCTACTGCTCGGACCGCTGCGCGACGCGCGCCAACGTGGCGGCCTACCGGGCCCGCAAACGCCTGGAGGCCGACCGGTCGGAAAGCACCGGCCTGGCGGCGCCCAGCGCCCAGCGGACGACTGCGAACGGCGAGCGCTGA
- a CDS encoding class I SAM-dependent methyltransferase: MTVGIGIDSDEIHGNGTDWHAWQESWDRQQEWYMPDREERFRVMLDMVEALCGPEPRVLDLACGTGTITARLLDRFPKATSTGVDLDPALLTIAEGTFAGDERVSLVTADLKDPHWATRLPYDSYDAVLTATALHWLHSEPLAVLYGQIAELVRDGGVFMNADHMIDESTPRINEAERAQRHARMDQARVRGALDWAAWWELAAQDPVLAAPTARRFEIYGEHADGDMPSVDWHTRVLREKGFGEARAVWRSPSDALVLAVK, encoded by the coding sequence ATGACCGTCGGCATCGGAATCGACAGCGACGAGATCCATGGCAACGGCACCGACTGGCACGCCTGGCAGGAGAGCTGGGACCGGCAACAGGAGTGGTACATGCCGGACCGCGAGGAGCGCTTCCGGGTGATGCTCGACATGGTCGAGGCCCTGTGTGGCCCGGAGCCGCGCGTCCTCGACCTGGCCTGCGGCACCGGCACCATCACGGCCCGGCTCCTCGACCGCTTCCCGAAGGCCACCAGTACCGGCGTCGACCTCGACCCGGCGCTGCTCACCATCGCCGAGGGCACCTTCGCGGGCGACGAGAGGGTCTCCCTCGTCACGGCCGACCTCAAGGATCCGCACTGGGCGACCCGGCTGCCGTACGACTCGTACGACGCCGTCCTGACCGCCACCGCCCTCCACTGGCTGCACAGCGAACCCCTCGCGGTCCTCTACGGCCAGATCGCGGAGCTCGTCCGCGACGGTGGCGTCTTCATGAACGCCGACCACATGATCGACGAGTCCACGCCCCGGATCAACGAGGCCGAGCGCGCCCAGCGGCACGCCCGGATGGACCAGGCCAGGGTGCGCGGGGCGCTCGACTGGGCCGCCTGGTGGGAGCTGGCGGCCCAGGACCCCGTCCTCGCCGCGCCGACCGCCCGCCGCTTCGAGATCTACGGGGAGCACGCCGACGGCGACATGCCGTCCGTCGACTGGCACACGCGTGTGCTGCGCGAAAAGGGCTTCGGGGAGGCGCGGGCGGTGTGGCGGTCGCCGTCCGACGCGCTGGTGCTCGCGGTCAAGTAA
- a CDS encoding amino acid ABC transporter ATP-binding protein, producing MTENETTKDISGTPMVKSEGVHKSFGAVEVLKGIDLEVKPGEVFCLIGPSGSGKSTFLRCINHLEKINAGRLSVDGELVGYRQKGDKLYELKDSEVALKRRDIGMVFQRFNLFPHMTALENVMEAPVQVKGISKTQARARAEQLLERVGLADKAKNYPSQLSGGQQQRVAIARALAMDPKLMLFDEPTSALDPELVGDVLDVMRDLAESGMTMIVVTHEMGFAREVGDSLVFMDGGVVVESGHPRDVLTNPQHERTQSFLSKVL from the coding sequence ATGACCGAGAACGAAACCACCAAAGACATTTCCGGTACGCCGATGGTGAAGTCCGAAGGCGTCCACAAGTCCTTCGGCGCGGTCGAGGTCCTCAAGGGCATCGACCTGGAGGTCAAGCCCGGCGAGGTCTTCTGCCTCATCGGCCCCTCCGGCTCCGGCAAGTCGACCTTCCTGAGGTGCATCAACCACCTGGAGAAGATCAACGCCGGCCGGCTGTCCGTCGACGGTGAGCTGGTCGGCTACCGCCAGAAGGGCGACAAGCTGTACGAGCTCAAGGACAGCGAGGTCGCACTGAAGCGCCGGGACATCGGCATGGTCTTCCAGCGCTTCAACCTGTTCCCGCACATGACGGCGCTCGAGAACGTCATGGAGGCCCCGGTCCAGGTCAAGGGCATCAGCAAGACCCAGGCCCGGGCGCGTGCCGAGCAGCTCCTGGAGCGCGTCGGCCTGGCCGACAAGGCGAAGAACTACCCCTCGCAGCTGTCCGGCGGTCAGCAGCAGCGTGTCGCCATCGCCCGCGCGCTGGCGATGGACCCGAAGCTGATGCTCTTCGACGAGCCGACCTCGGCGCTCGACCCGGAGCTGGTCGGTGACGTCCTCGACGTCATGCGCGACCTCGCCGAGTCCGGCATGACGATGATCGTCGTCACCCACGAGATGGGCTTCGCCCGCGAGGTGGGCGACTCGCTGGTCTTCATGGACGGCGGTGTGGTGGTCGAGTCCGGCCACCCGCGTGACGTACTGACGAACCCGCAGCACGAGCGGACGCAGTCGTTCCTGTCCAAGGTGCTCTGA
- a CDS encoding amino acid ABC transporter permease, translating to MTVDIDKTAGPEDTPPAGPEAIKAIPVRHYGRYLSAVIAIAVLVAIIYAFGQGKINWNAVPDYFFDQRIIKGVGQTLLLTVLSMVIGIVGGILLAVMRLSKNPVTSSIAWFYIWFFRGTPVLVQLFVWFNLGLVFEYINLGPIYKDYWSSFMTPFLTALLGLGLNEAAYMAEICRAGLLSVDEGQTEASHALGMSHGKTLRRIIIPQAMRVIVPPTGNEVINMLKTTSLVSAVQYYELLRYAQDIGQTSGAPVEMLFLAAAWYLIMTSVLSVGQYYVERYYARGSSRQLPPTPLQKIKANLTSLSNRQGAAA from the coding sequence GTGACTGTTGACATCGACAAGACGGCAGGGCCGGAGGACACTCCTCCGGCCGGGCCGGAGGCCATCAAGGCCATCCCCGTCCGGCACTACGGACGGTACCTCTCGGCCGTCATCGCGATCGCCGTGCTCGTCGCGATCATCTACGCGTTCGGCCAAGGCAAGATCAACTGGAATGCCGTACCGGACTACTTCTTCGACCAGCGCATCATCAAGGGCGTCGGCCAGACGCTGCTGCTGACGGTGCTCTCGATGGTGATCGGCATCGTGGGCGGCATCCTGCTCGCCGTGATGCGCCTGTCGAAGAACCCTGTGACCTCGTCCATCGCGTGGTTCTACATCTGGTTCTTCCGCGGCACCCCGGTCCTCGTCCAGCTGTTCGTCTGGTTCAACCTGGGTCTGGTCTTCGAGTACATCAACCTCGGGCCGATCTACAAGGACTACTGGTCCAGCTTCATGACGCCGTTCCTGACGGCGCTGCTCGGCCTGGGTCTGAACGAGGCCGCGTATATGGCCGAGATCTGCCGTGCCGGTCTGCTCTCGGTCGACGAGGGCCAGACCGAGGCCTCGCACGCGCTGGGCATGAGCCACGGCAAGACACTGCGGCGGATCATCATCCCGCAGGCGATGCGCGTGATCGTGCCGCCCACGGGCAACGAGGTCATCAACATGCTCAAGACGACCTCCCTCGTGTCGGCGGTGCAGTACTACGAGCTCCTGCGGTACGCCCAGGACATCGGACAGACCTCCGGCGCCCCGGTGGAGATGCTCTTCCTGGCCGCCGCCTGGTACCTGATCATGACCTCGGTCCTGAGCGTGGGCCAGTACTACGTCGAGCGGTACTACGCCCGCGGTTCGAGCCGTCAGCTGCCGCCTACCCCGTTGCAGAAGATCAAGGCCAATCTGACGTCCCTGTCCAACCGTCAGGGAGCGGCGGCATGA
- a CDS encoding ABC transporter substrate-binding protein gives MTASSTRRTTAAQSRIAAVGAIAVAGALILTGCGDQTKKDSNSSSSSAASAPLASKLPASIRDAGVIKVGSDIAYAPVEFKDSSGKTVGIDPDLADAMGKQLGVKFEFQNGTFDTLITGLRSKRYDMAMSAMTDTADRQNGVDADTGKKVGEGVDFVDYFTAGVSIYTPKGKTQNIKTWADLCGKKIAVQRGTVSEDLAKSESKKCTGGKKIAIESYDNDQQAQTRVRAGGADAGSSDFPVAAYAVKTSGGGKDFELVGEQVEAAPYGIAVAKSNTQLRDALQAALDAIIKNGEYDKVIAKWGVEAGAVKTAAVNGGK, from the coding sequence ATGACCGCAAGCTCCACCCGTCGTACGACCGCCGCGCAGTCCCGGATAGCAGCGGTCGGCGCGATCGCGGTCGCCGGGGCCCTGATCCTCACCGGCTGCGGTGACCAGACCAAGAAGGACTCCAACAGCTCCTCCTCGAGCGCCGCCTCAGCTCCGCTGGCCTCCAAGCTGCCCGCGTCGATCCGTGACGCGGGTGTCATCAAGGTCGGCTCGGACATCGCGTACGCGCCCGTCGAATTCAAGGACAGCTCCGGCAAGACCGTGGGTATCGACCCCGATCTGGCGGACGCGATGGGCAAGCAGCTCGGAGTGAAGTTCGAGTTCCAGAACGGCACTTTCGACACCCTGATCACGGGTCTGCGCTCCAAGCGGTACGACATGGCGATGTCCGCGATGACGGACACCGCGGACCGCCAGAACGGTGTCGACGCCGACACCGGCAAGAAGGTCGGCGAGGGCGTCGACTTCGTCGACTACTTCACCGCGGGTGTCTCGATCTACACCCCCAAGGGCAAGACCCAGAACATCAAGACCTGGGCCGACCTCTGCGGCAAGAAGATCGCGGTGCAGCGCGGCACGGTCTCGGAGGACCTCGCCAAGTCCGAGTCGAAGAAGTGCACGGGCGGCAAGAAGATCGCCATCGAGTCCTACGACAACGACCAGCAGGCCCAGACCCGGGTGCGCGCCGGTGGCGCCGACGCCGGTTCCTCGGACTTCCCGGTCGCCGCGTACGCGGTGAAGACCTCGGGCGGCGGCAAGGACTTCGAGCTCGTCGGCGAGCAGGTCGAGGCGGCGCCGTACGGCATCGCGGTCGCCAAGTCCAACACGCAGCTTCGCGACGCACTGCAGGCCGCGCTCGACGCGATCATCAAGAACGGCGAGTACGACAAGGTGATAGCGAAGTGGGGCGTCGAGGCCGGCGCCGTCAAGACGGCCGCGGTCAACGGCGGCAAGTGA